From the genome of Hymenobacter cellulosilyticus, one region includes:
- a CDS encoding glycosyltransferase translates to MRRPSREGYKAGALAYGLLETDGEFIAIFDADFVPAPTFCGVRCPISPAPKWAWCKPAGPT, encoded by the coding sequence GTGCGCCGGCCCAGCCGGGAAGGCTACAAGGCCGGGGCCCTGGCCTACGGGCTGCTCGAAACCGACGGGGAGTTCATTGCCATTTTTGACGCCGACTTCGTGCCCGCCCCGACTTTCTGCGGCGTACGGTGCCCCATTTCACCGGCTCCGAAGTGGGCGTGGTGCAAACCCGCTGGACCCACC